The Carassius carassius chromosome 2, fCarCar2.1, whole genome shotgun sequence genome has a segment encoding these proteins:
- the LOC132109239 gene encoding stromal interaction molecule 2-like: MTFLSGAVVLLLRGLVISAVLGLEGSYTSHLSNRVTPDPAAVAVAPTDPCLTVIPPCINEADRFSLEALRHIHKQLDDDNDGGIEVNESVEFIIEDMKQQQTNKHSNLHREDQHITVEELWRGWKISEVHNWTLEDAVQWLKESVELPQYEKNFREFKVDGNTLPRIAANEPSFMSMQLKILDQRHKQKLNLKALDAVLFGPPLRPHHHWLKDFVLMISIIIGVGGCWFAYIQNKSSRIHISQMMKDLDSLQHAEQSLIELQSRLEKAQEENRTVAVEKQNLEQKMRDEINGAKREASRLRELREGAECELSRLKYAEEELVQVRMALKRAEKEMQADWLVPEALQMWLQLTHEVELQYYNIKKQSAELQLTVAKDEAEKIKKKRNSVFGTLHVAHSSSLDEVDHKILEAKKSLSEVTACLRERLHRWQQIEKLCGFPVVNNSGLPNLTASLYADHSWVVMPRMSVPPYPIAGGVDDLDEDTPPIIPQFTSTLIRPSLTRNSSVCRSRRSLISQPSSLSPDPDLLSMASAPLAYRPEGDDEHIFFTVERKGDLQDTCSDSDSLSSSLGRKQFSGPSVQSTCATGLETPARKISRDELLLQAQEAQAIAMETLPSTTSSPSSPLDSSSIHKGSPDITRSSVLPESQSLIFHPGTKSAAYNGILEKSYSMGQLSAGGMPPGGHYPSISSLDIESKSIKEPKKLQPTSSQDLCDNGEKKRSKIKSLFKKSKKL, from the exons ACCCGTGTTTGACAGTCATCCCTCCATGTATAAATGAAGCCGACCGCTTCAGTTTAGAGGCGCTTCGTCACATTCACAAGCAGCTAGATGATGACAACGATGGAGGAATTGAAGTGAATGAGAGTGTAGAG tTTATCATAGAGGACATGAAGCAGCAGCAGACCAATAAACACAGTAATCTTCACCGAGAGGACCAGCACATCACGGTGGAGGAGCTGTGGAGGGGCTGGAAAATATCAGAAG tgcaCAACTGGACACTGGAGGATGCAGTTCAGTGGCTGAAAGAATCCGTGGAGCTTCCTCAGTACGAAAAAAACTTCAGAGAGTTTAAAGTAGATGGCAACACGTTACCTCG AATAGCGGCCAATGAACCGTCATTTATGTCAATGCAGCTAAAGATATTAGACCAACGACATAAACAGAAATTAAATCTAAAAGCATTGGACGCAGTGCTCTTTGGACCTCCACTAC GTCCTCACCATCACTGGCTGAAGGACTTTGTTTTGATGATTTCAATCATCATTGGTGTGGGAGGCTGCTGGTTTGCATACATACAGAACAAATCGTCTAGAATTCACATCTCCCAGATGATGAAAGATCTGGACAGTCTACAGCATGCTGAACAGAGCCTGATAGAGTTACAGAGCCg ACTGGAGAAGGCTCAGGAGGAGAATCGGACAGTTGCGGTGGAGAAGCAGAACCTGGAGCAGAAGATGCGTGACGAGATCAACGGAGCAAAGAGAGAAGCCAGCAGACTGCGAGAGCTGCGAGAGGGGGCTGAATGTGAACTCAGCAGACTCAAGTATGCAGAGGAAGAACTAGTGCAG GTGCGAATGGCACTGAAGAGAGCAGAGAAAGAGATGCAGGCAGACTGGTTGGTGCCAGAAGCCTTGCAGATGTGGCTTCAGCTCACACATGAAGTGGAACTGCAGTACTACAACATTAAAAAACAGAGTGCCGAGCTGCAGCTCACGGTCGCAAAGGACGAG GCGGAAAAGATCAAGAAGAAGAGGAACTCTGTGTTTGGTACCCTCCATGTTGCACACAGCTCATCACTGGATGAAGTAGACCACAAAATACTTGAGGCTAA AAAATCTCTTTCAGAGGTCACAGCCTGTTTGCGTGAACGTCTTCACCGCTGGCAGCAAATAGAGAAGTTATGTGGCTTTCCAGTGGTTAATAACTCTGGGCTGCCCAACCTCACCGCCTCCCTGTACGCCGACCACAGCTGGGTGGTCATGCCGCGTATGTCGGTGCCACCCTACCCAATCGCTGGTGGTGTGGATGATCTCGATGAGGACACACCACCTATCATTCCACAGTTCACTT CTACTTTGATTCGACCTTCTCTGACCCGCAACAGCAGTGTTTGTCGTTCTCGCAGAAGTCTTATCTCTCAGCCCTCGTCCCTTTCTCCTGACCCTGACCTGTTGTCTATGGCCTCAGCCCCACTGGCCTACAGACCTGAGGGAGACGATGAACACATCTTCTTCACTGTCGAAAGGAAAGG GGATCTTCAGGACACATGCTCAGATTCAGATTCTCTCAGTTCCTCTTTGGGCAGGAAGCAGTTCTCCGGTCCCTCTGTTCAAAGTACATGTGCTACAGGCCTGGAGACCCCAGCACGTAAAATCTCTCGTGATGAACTTCTTCTCCAGGCGCAGGAGGCCCAGGCTATCGCCATGGAGACCTTACCTTCTACCACATCCTCCCCTTCATCTCCTCTCGACTCCTCCTCCATTCACAAGGGCTCTCCTGACATAACCCGCTCTTCTGTCCTCCCAGAATCTCAAAGTTTAATCTTTCACCCTGGCACCAAATCTGCGGCCTATAATGGCATTCTGGAAAAGTCATACAGCATGGGGCAGTTGTCTGCTGGTGGGATGCCTCCAGGGGGACATTACCCCTCGATTAGCTCACTCGACATAGAAAGCAAATCTATCAAGGAGCCCAAGAAACTCCAGCCCACCTCCTCCCAGGACTTGTGCGACAATGGAGAGAAAAAACGCTCCAAGATCAAGAGCTTGTTCAAGAAAAGCAAAAAGCTGTGA